A single window of Candidatus Microthrix subdominans DNA harbors:
- a CDS encoding F0F1 ATP synthase subunit C, protein MDSATWIGMASVITAGLTIAIGSIGPALGEARAAAEALRAIAQQPDEADTITRTLFVAMALIESTAIYALVISLILIFANPFWAQVTG, encoded by the coding sequence ATGGATTCCGCAACCTGGATCGGCATGGCGTCGGTGATCACCGCCGGTTTGACCATTGCCATCGGATCGATCGGACCGGCTCTGGGTGAGGCTCGTGCCGCGGCTGAAGCCTTGCGTGCCATCGCTCAACAACCCGATGAGGCCGACACGATCACCCGCACGCTCTTCGTCGCCATGGCCCTGATCGAGTCCACGGCCATCTACGCGTTGGTCATCTCGCTGATCCTGATCTTCGCCAACCCGTTCTGGGCCCAGGTCACGGGCTGA